A single Anabas testudineus chromosome 10, fAnaTes1.2, whole genome shotgun sequence DNA region contains:
- the LOC113160860 gene encoding protocadherin gamma-A10-like — protein MAYGIRTCSQCVKWRFGCGQTWQILMFLFGLIFMVNGHIRYSIPEEMKKGSLIGNVAQDLGLDLKRLRSGRARIVTGENIQYTELKTDKGILVVNERIDREQLCGDITPCSFSFEVILENPMELHQITVEITDINDHSPTFKRSNIHFDISEIANIGSRFPLTSAEDLDVGVNDLREYILTDNDNFALKQMSSADGKKYAEMVLQKALDRETNPNLSLKLIAVDGGTPQRSGTVNIDITVLDANDNAPVFNQSVYKATVMENAPRDTYVITVYASDADFASNSIVSYFFSDLSSGLSDLFNINENTGTILIKGLIDYEKDKKYELRIEAKDQGGLTDSSKVIIEVTDVNDNAPILSVMSFTSPVTEDSPPGTTIGIINVKDSDSGDNGQVTCKLEQNSPFKIKSDLRNYYTLVTDSHLDRESVSEYNITVIATDAGIPPLSTKRTFNLKVSDVNDNAPVFSKSLYNAFIVENNSPGVSVLTLRAKDPDENQNSRLSYILENTNIGGSPVSDYVSVNAESGVVHAVRSFDYEQIKQLVLVIKAQDGGSPPLSSNVTVKILIQDQNDNPPQVLYPVQTGGSMVAEMVPRSADVGYLVTKVVAVDVDSGQNAWLSYKLQKATDRALFEVGLQNGEIRTIRQVTDKDAVKQRLTVIVEDNGQPSRSATVVVNVAVADSFPEVLSEFTDFPHDKEYNDNLTFYLVLALAVVSFLFITCLVVIISVKIYRWRQSRVLYQSNLPVIPYYPPRYSDTLGTGTLQHVYNYEVCRTTDSRKSDCKFGRAGSQNVLIMDPSSTGTMQRIQSEKSILDEPDSPLEVSLNI, from the coding sequence atggCCTATGGAATACGAACCTGCAGTCAATGCGTAAAATGGCGCTTTGGCTGCGGACAGACTTGGCAGATTCTGATGTTCCTTTTCGGTTTAATTTTCATGGTCAATGGGCATATCCGATATTCAATCCCggaggagatgaagaaaggCTCCCTAATCGGTAATGTAGCACAAGATCTTGGTTTGGATCTGAAAAGGCTCCGCTCGGGTCGGGCCCGTATCGTGACTGGAGAAAACATCCAGTACACCGAGCTGAAGACAGACAAAGGGATTCTAGTCGTGAACGAGAGAATAGACCGAGAGCAGCTTTGCGGAGACATAACACCATGTAGCTTCAGCTTTGAAGTGATTTTAGAAAATCCAATGGAGCTACACCAAATTACAGTTGAAATAACAGACATTAATGATCATTCACCTACGTTCAAAAGAAGTAACATCCACTTTGACATCAGCGAAATAGCTAATATTGGCTCTCGTTTTCCACTGACAAGTGCTGAAGATCTCGATGTGGGTGTTAATGACCTGAGAGAATATATTTTGACCGATAATGACAattttgctttaaaacaaatgtcGAGTGCAGATGGAAAGAAATATGCAGAGATGGTGCTTCAGAAGGCATtagacagagagacaaatcCCAACCTGTCCCTGAAGCTGATAGCTGTAGACGGCGGAACTCCGCAGAGATCGGGTACAGTAAACATAGATATCACTGTTCTCGATGCCAATGATAATGCACCGGTGTTTAATCAATCTGTATATAAAGCCACAGTGATGGAAAACGCTCCCAGAGACACATACGTTATCACTGTTTATGCTAGTGACGCAGATTTCGCGTCCAATAGTATTGTATCTTACTTCTTTTCAGACCTCAGCAGTGGTCTCAGTGATttgtttaacattaatgaaaacactggTACCATTCTAATAAAAGGTTTGATCGAttatgaaaaagacaaaaagtatGAACTGAGAATTGAGGCAAAAGACCAAGGAGGGCTGACAGATTCGAGTAAAGTGATCATCGAAGTAACTGATGTCAATGACAACGCCCCTATTTTAAGCGTCATGTCATTCACCAGTCCAGTGACAGAAGACTCCCCTCCTGGTACAACTATTGGAATTATCAATGTTAAAGACTCTGACTCAGGCGATAACGGACAGGTAACATGTAAATTAGAACAAAACTCACCTTTCAAAATTAAATCTGATTTAAGGAACTACTATACTTTGGTAACAGATTCTCATTTGGACCGTGAAAGTGTTTCAGAGTATAACATCACTGTAATTGCTACAGATGCAGGAATACCTCCTCTCTCGACGAAGAGAACGTTTAATTTAAAGGTTTCTGATGTGAACGACAATGCTCCAGTGTTTTCAAAAAGTCTTTACAATGCGTTTATTGTAGAGAACAACTCTCCAGGTGTGTCTGTTCTGACGCTGAGGGCTAAAGACCCCGATGAGAACCAAAATTCTCGTCTATCTTATATTCTGGAGAACACTAATATCGGTGGATCACCAGTTTCTGATTATGTTTCTGTAAATGCAGAAAGCGGAGTAGTACACGCAGTACGCTCTTTTGATTATGAGCAAATCAAACAGTTGGTATTAGTCATCAAAGCGCAGGATGGAGGCTCTCCTCCACTCAGTagtaatgtgactgtgaaaatactgatcCAGGACCAGAACGACAACCCTCCTCAGGTTCTGTACCCAGTCCAGACTGGCGGCTCTATGGTGGCTGAAATGGTGCCTCGTTCAGCAGATGTGGGCTATCTGGTGACTAAAGTGGTGGCTGTTGATGTGGACTCTGGACAGAATGCCTGGCTCTCGTataaactgcagaaagccacagacagggcgctgtttgaagtgggcttacagaatggagaaataagaactatccgccaagtgactgataaagatgcagtcaaacaaagactcacTGTCATAGTGGAGGACAACGGGCAGCCCTCTCGTTCAGCTACAGTCGTAGTTAACGTGGCGGTGGCGGACAGCTTCCCTGAAGTGCTGTCGGAGTTCACGGACTTTCCACACGACAAGGAGTACAATGACAACCTGACTTTTTACTTAGTGTTGGCTCTGGCTgtagtttccttcctgttcatcacgtgtttagtggttattatatcagtcaaaatctacaggtggagacagtctCGCGTCCTGTATCAGTCCAACCTCCCTGTGATTCCATATTATCCACCACGTTACTCAGACACTTTGGGGACAGGGACTCTGCAACACGTGTACAATTACGAGGTGTGCAGGACCACAGACTCCAGAAAGAGTGACTGTAAGTTCGGCAGAGCTGGTAGTCAGAACGTGCTGATAATGGACCCCAGTTCAACAGGGACGATGCAGAGGATACAGAGTGAAAAGAGCATCCTGGATGAACCAGACTCTCCTCTGGAGGTTAGTTTAAACATTTAG
- the LOC113160861 gene encoding protocadherin gamma-A10-like, whose amino-acid sequence MACGILPYSRCVKWRFGCGQTWQILVCFFCFIFMVNGHIRYSIPEEMKKGSLIGNVAQDLGLDLKRLRSGRARIVAGENIQYTELKTDKGILVVNERIDREQLCGDITPCSFSFEVILENPMELHQITVEITDINDHSPTFKRSNMHFEISESANIGSRFPLTSAEDLDVGVNGLREYILTDNDNFALKQMSSADGKKYAEIVLQKPLDRETNPNLSLKLIAVDGGTPQRSGTVNIDINVLDANDNAPVFNQSVYKATVMENAPRDTYVITVNASDADFGSNSIVSYHFSDLNSAVNDLFMINEKTGVIVITGFVDYEKDKKYELRIEAKDQGGLTDLSKVIIEVTDVNDNAPILSVMSFTSPVTEDSPPGTTIGIINVKDSDSGDNGQVTCKLEQNSPFKIKSNLRNYYTLVTDSHLDRESVSEYNITVIATDAGIPPLSTKRTFNLKVSDVNDNAPVFSKSLYNAFIVENNSPGVSVLTLRAKDPDENQNSRISYILENTNIGGSPVSDYVSVNAESGVVHAVRSFDYEQIKQLVLVIKAQDGGSPPLSSNVTVKILIQDQNDNPPQVLYPVQTGGSMVAEMVPRSADVGYLVTKVVAVDVDSGQNAWLSYKLQKATDRALFEVGLQNGEIRTIRQVTDKDAVKQRLTVIVEDNGQPSRSATVVVNVAVADSFPEVLSEFTDFPHDKEYNDNLTFYLVLALAVVSFLFITCLVVIISVKIYRWRQSRVLYQSNLPVIPYYPPRYSDTLGTGTLQHVYNYEVCRTTDSRKSDCKFGRAGSQNVLIMDPSSTGTMQRIQNEKSILDEPDSPLEVSSVSPSSYI is encoded by the coding sequence atggCCTGTGGAATACTACCTTACAGTCGATGCGTAAAATGGCGCTTTGGCTGCGGACAGACTTGGCAGATTCTGGtctgctttttttgttttatttttatggtcAATGGACATATCCGATATTCAATCCCCGAGGAGATGAAGAAAGGCTCCCTAATCGGTAATGTAGCTCAAGATCTAGGTTTGGATCTGAAAAGGCTGCGCTCTGGTCGGGCTCGTATCGTGGCTGGAGAAAACATCCAGTACACCGAGCTGAAGACAGACAAAGGGATTCTAGTCGTGAACGAGAGAATAGACCGAGAGCAGCTTTGCGGAGACATAACACCATGTAGCTTCAGCTTTGAAGTGATTTTAGAAAATCCAATGGAGCTACACCAAATTACAGTTGAAATAACAGACATTAATGATCATTCACCCACGTTCAAAAGAAGTAACATGCATTTCGAAATTAGTGAATCGGCTAATATTGGCTCTCGTTTTCCACTAACAAGTGCTGAAGATCTCGATGTAGGTGTTAATGGACTAAGAGAATATATTTTGACTGATAATGACAattttgctttaaaacaaatgtcGAGTGCAGATGGAAAGAAATATGCAGAGATTGTGCTTCAGAAGCCAttagacagagagacaaaccCCAACCTGTCCCTGAAGCTCATAGCAGTAGACGGCGGAACTCCGCAGAGATCTGGTACAGTAAACATAGATATTAATGTTCTCGATGCCAATGATAATGCGCCAGTCTTTAATCAATCTGTATATAAAGCCACAGTGATGGAAAACGCTCCCAGAGACACATAcgttatcactgtgaatgctaGTGACGCAGATTTCGGGTCCAATAGTATTGTATCATATCATTTTTCAGATCTTAATAGTGCtgtaaatgatttgtttatGATTAATGAAAAAACTGGTGTTATCGTGATAACAGGTTTTGTTGAttatgaaaaagacaaaaagtatGAACTGAGAATTGAGGCAAAAGACCAAGGAGGGCTGACAGATTTGAGTAAAGTGATCATCGAAGTAACTGATGTCAATGACAACGCCCCTATTTTAAGCGTCATGTCATTCACCAGTCCAGTGACAGAAGACTCCCCTCCTGGTACAACTATTGGAATTATCAATGTTAAAGACTCTGACTCAGGCGATAACGGACAGGTAACATGTAAATTAGAACAAAACTCACCTTTcaaaattaaatctaatttaagGAACTACTATACTTTGGTAACAGATTCTCATTTGGACCGTGAAAGTGTTTCAGAGTATAACATCACTGTAATTGCTACAGATGCAGGAATACCTCCTCTCTCGACGAAGAGAACGTTTAATTTAAAGGTTTCTGATGTGAACGACAATGCTCCAGTGTTTTCAAAAAGTCTTTACAATGCGTTTATTGTAGAGAACAACTCTCCAGGTGTCTCTGTTCTGACGCTGAGGGCAAAAGACCCCGATGAGAACCAAAACTCTCGTATATCTTATATTCTGGAGAACACTAATATCGGTGGATCGCCAGTTTCTGATTATGTTTCTGTAAATGCAGAAAGCGGAGTAGTACACGCAGTACGCTCTTTTGATTATGAGCAAATCAAACAGCTGGTATTAGTCATCAAAGCCCAGGATGGAGGCTCTCCTCCACTCAGTagtaatgtgactgtgaaaatactgatcCAGGACCAGAACGACAACCCTCCTCAGGTTCTGTATCCAGTCCAGACTGGCGGCTCTATGGTGGCTGAAATGGTGCCTCGTTCAGCAGATGTGGGCTATCTGGTGACTAAAGTGGTGGCTGTCGATGTGGACTCTGGACAGAATGCCTGGCTCTCGTataaactgcagaaagccacagacagggcgctgtttgaagtgggcttacagaatggagaaataagaactatccgccaagtgactgataaagatgcagtcaaacaaagactcacTGTCATAGTGGAGGACAACGGGCAGCCCTCTCGTTCAGCTACAGTCGTAGTTAACGTGGCGGTGGCGGACAGCTTCCCTGAAGTGCTGTCGGAGTTCACGGACTTTCCACACGACAAGGAGTACAATGACAACCTGACCTTTTACTTAGTGTTGGCTCTGGCTgtagtttccttcctgttcatcacgtgtttagtggttattatatcagtcaaaatctacaggtggagacagtctCGCGTCCTGTATCAGTCCAACCTCCCTGTGATTCCATATTATCCACCACGTTACTCAGACACTTTGGGGACAGGGACTCTGCAACACGTGTACAATTACGAGGTGTGCAGGACCACAGACTCCAGAAAGAGTGACTGTAAGTTCGGCAGAGCTGGTAGTCAGAACGTGCTGATAATGGACCCCAGTTCAACAGGGACCATGCAGCGGATACAGAATGAAAAGAGCATCCTGGATGAACCAGACTCTCCTCTAGAGGTTAGTTCAGTTTCACCATCATCATACATATAG
- the LOC113160604 gene encoding protocadherin gamma-A10-like — MTTRSQLYSRNVRWRLCCILPWEVRFLLLLTLVGERVEGQIRYSIPEEMKRGSVIGNIAQDLGLDLKRLRSGHARIVSGENIQYTELKTDKGILVVNERIDREQLCGDVTPCSFSFEIILENPIELHRVTVEILDINDNTPFFPNKDVYFEMSESATVGAKFPVESAVDSDVGLNTLQNYILAQNNYFILKQHANADGSKYAELVLQKPLDREEHPNLQLKVIAVDGGNPQRSGTVNINVSVLDVNDNAPVFNQSVYRAVVVENAARGTYITTVNATDADIGTNGEIIFSFSKIKGSSVDIFSIDENTGVISVTGLIDYEKEKKYELRLEARDRGGLTGTSKVIIDVNDVNDNNPVINIMSFSNTVLEDAPLGTTIAVINVKDADSEKNGQITCVIDKTLPFKIQSSITSYYNLVADQHFDRETNPEYAITILATDSGSPALSSSVTLQLKISDVNDNAPLFDKNSYFAHVTENNSPGMSITTLSAKDSDWNQNAKISYFLEDTHTSGSPISSYVSINSETGVLHAVRSFDYEQIKEIQLVVKAQDGGSPPLSSNVTVKILIQDQNDNPPQVLYPVQTGGSMVAEMVPRSADVGYLVTKVVAVDVDSGQNAWLSYKLQKATDRALFEVGLQNGEIRTIRQVTDKDAVKQRLTVIVEDNGQPSRSATVVVNVAVADSFPEVLSEFTDFPHDKEYNDNLTFYLVLALAVVSFLFITCLVVIISVKIYRWRQSRVLYQSNLPVIPYYPPRYSDTLGTGTLQHVYNYEVCRTTDSRKSDCKFGRAGSQNVLIMDPSSTGTMQRIQSEKSILDEPDSPLEVS; from the coding sequence ATGACCACCCGAAGCCAACTCTACTCTAGAAACGTAAGATGGCGGTTGTGTTGCATATTACCATGGGAAGTGAGATTTCTCCTTCTGCTTACTTTGGTGGGTGAACGAGTTGAAGGCCAGATTCGCTATTCTATTccagaagagatgaagagggGCTCTGTGATTGGAAATATAGCACAAGACCTCGGTCTGGATCTGAAAAGGCTGCGTTCTGGCCATGCTCGCATCGTGAGTGGGGAAAACATCCAGTACACCGAGCTGAAGACAGACAAAGGGATTCTAGTCGTGAACGAGAGAATAGACCGAGAGCAGCTCTGTGGGGACGTGACACCGTGCAGCTTCAGCTTTGAAATCATTTTAGAAAATCCAATCGAGCTTCATCGTGTCACTGTAGAAATTTTAGATATAAATGATAATACTCCCTTTTTTCCAAACAAAGACGTCTATTTTGAAATGAGCGAATCTGCTACAGTTGGGGCAAAATTTCCTGTTGAAAGCGCAGTTGATTCTGACGTTGGACTAAACACACTGCAAAATTATATTCTAGCTCAGAATAATTACTTTATTCTAAAACAACATGCAAATGCAGACGGTAGTAAATATGCTGAACTTGTGCTCCAGAAGCCATTGGACAGAGAGGAACACCCTAATCTCCAACTGAAAGTAATCGCTGTAGACGGTGGAAACCCACAGAGATCtggtacagtaaatattaatgTATCTGTTTTAGACGTAAACGATAATGCTCCTGTGTTCAATCAGTCAGTTTACAGGGCCGTTGTTGTAGAAAATGCTGCAAGGGGAACTTACATTACAACAGTTAATGCAACTGATGCAGACATCGGGACGAACGGAGaaatcatatttagtttttccaaAATTAAAGGCAGTTCAGTGGATATATTTAGTATAGATGAAAACACAGGTGTCATTTCAGTTACCGGGCTTATTGACTacgaaaaagagaaaaagtacGAGCTCAGGTTGGAAGCAAGAGATCGAGGTGGTTTGACTGGGACCAGTAAAGTTATAATAGATGTTAATGACGTCAATGACAATAATCCAGTCATTAATATAATGTCATTTTCCAACACTGTATTAGAAGATGCCCCTCTCGGTACAACAATAGCTGTCATCAATGTCAAAGACGCTGATTCAGAGAAAAATGGACAGATAACGTGTGTTATAGACAAAACGCTTCCTTTTAAAATCCAGTCATCAATAACGAGTTACTATAATTTGGTAGCGGATCAGCATTTTGACAGAGAAACCAACCCTGAATACGCCATTACAATACTGGCGACTGACTCAGGCTCCCCTGCTCTTTCTAGCTCCGTCACGTTACAACTTAAAATCTCTGACGTAAACGACAATGCGCCGCTGTTCGACAAAAACTCTTATTTTGCTCACGTCACAGAGAATAATTCTCCAGGAATGTCCATCACCACTCTCAGTGCGAAAGACTCTGACTGGAATCAGAATGCGAAAATCTCTTATTTCctggaagacacacacaccagcgGTAGTCCCATATCTAGCTATGTATCAATAAACTCTGAAACCGGGGTTTTACATGCGGTGCGTTCATTTGATTACGAACAAATTAAGGAGATTCAGCTGGTGGTCAAAGCGCAGGATGGAGGCTCTCCTCCACTCAGTagtaatgtgactgtgaaaatactgatcCAGGACCAGAACGACAACCCTCCTCAGGTTCTGTACCCAGTCCAGACTGGCGGCTCTATGGTGGCTGAAATGGTGCCTCGTTCAGCAGATGTGGGCTATCTGGTGACTAAAGTGGTGGCTGTTGATGTGGACTCTGGACAGAATGCCTGGCTCTCGTataaactgcagaaagccacagacagggcgctgtttgaagtgggcttacagaatggagaaataagaactatccgccaagtgactgataaagatgcagtcaaacaaagactcacTGTCATAGTGGAGGACAACGGGCAGCCCTCTCGTTCAGCTACAGTCGTAGTTAACGTGGCGGTGGCGGACAGCTTCCCTGAAGTGCTGTCGGAGTTCACGGACTTTCCTCACGACAAGGAGTACAATGACAACCTGACTTTTTACTTAGTGTTGGCTCTGGCTgtagtttccttcctgttcatcacgtgtttagtggttattatatcagtcaaaatctacaggtggagacagtctCGCGTCCTGTATCAGTCCAACCTCCCTGTGATTCCATATTATCCACCACGTTACTCAGACACTTTGGGGACAGGGACTCTGCAACACGTGTACAATTACGAGGTGTGCAGGACCACAGACTCCAGAAAGAGTGACTGTAAGTTCGGCAGAGCTGGTAGTCAGAACGTGCTGATAATGGACCCCAGTTCAACAGGGACCATGCAGCGGATACAGAGTGAAAAGAGCATCTTGGATGAACCAGACTCTCCTCTAGAGGTTAGTTAA